Genomic window (Candidatus Effluviviaceae Genus I sp.):
CCTCACCGCTCGCGATCGCGTGGATGAAGTGCCCGCCCTCGCTCACGCTGTATTCGATCGGCATGGCTCCGCCCCTCACGCGCCGGCGGCCGCCGGCGCCCGTCACTTCCTCCGACGCGCCTCGAGCGCCTCCCGGGCCTGAGGAGCATGGGCGAGCATGCCCTCGAGCGTCTCGCACGCGTAGTCGGCGCACTCGGCGCAGGTCGCAACGCCGCGCCCCGTGGCGCACTTCCTGATCTCGCACATGTGCTCGCAGTAGCCGAGCTTCACGCCCTCGGACGTGCACCCGGTGCAGTTGATGTCCGTCGCCGTGAGCGGCGCGTCGAACATCTTCGACCACTTCTCGGCCGTCGCGGCGCGCAGCGCG
Coding sequences:
- a CDS encoding DUF3795 domain-containing protein is translated as MTAFCGLDCEKCDAYVATAKNDDALRAATAEKWSKMFDAPLTATDINCTGCTSEGVKLGYCEHMCEIRKCATGRGVATCAECADYACETLEGMLAHAPQAREALEARRRK